From the genome of Variovorax sp. RA8, one region includes:
- a CDS encoding LysR family transcriptional regulator: MTMHVTLRQLQAFVAVMEAGSFSEAAEAMHLSQAALSGLIRELESRVGVRLLDRTTRSVSPSAVGEAFEPMVRRVLASLDEALDSLSNLKDLRRGVVRLAAPEPLSCTLLPELIASYTASHPGIDVRFEDVPIELVLAGLQNGSTDVGFGPAGVVADDAIEAHVLWADPLWVALAPDDPLADGASVSWKDLRATPVINYMPNFAPNVLSQVPVRNHPRKIVPVHRVNTALSMLQVTRGAVVCPFITEPFVRGFGLAFLPLLQPQVSWRVAMFVRRGLSVSPAVESFLRFAREFTREKATGSAVGRGR, translated from the coding sequence ATGACGATGCATGTGACGCTGCGCCAATTGCAGGCCTTCGTGGCCGTGATGGAGGCCGGCAGCTTTTCGGAGGCCGCCGAGGCGATGCACCTTTCCCAGGCGGCGCTCAGCGGCCTCATCCGCGAGCTCGAAAGCCGCGTCGGCGTGCGCCTGCTGGACCGCACCACCCGCAGCGTGTCGCCCTCCGCCGTGGGCGAGGCCTTCGAGCCCATGGTGCGGCGTGTGCTGGCCAGCCTGGACGAAGCGCTCGACAGCCTGAGCAACCTCAAGGACCTGCGGCGCGGCGTGGTCCGGCTGGCCGCACCGGAGCCACTGTCCTGCACCTTGCTGCCGGAGCTGATTGCCAGCTACACGGCCAGCCATCCGGGCATCGACGTGCGCTTCGAGGACGTGCCGATCGAGCTCGTCCTGGCCGGGCTGCAGAACGGCAGCACGGACGTGGGCTTCGGACCTGCAGGGGTGGTGGCGGACGACGCCATCGAGGCGCACGTGCTCTGGGCCGACCCGCTGTGGGTGGCGCTGGCGCCGGATGATCCGCTGGCGGATGGCGCATCGGTGAGCTGGAAGGACCTGCGCGCCACGCCGGTGATCAACTACATGCCGAACTTCGCGCCGAACGTGCTGAGCCAGGTGCCGGTGCGCAATCACCCGCGCAAGATCGTGCCCGTGCACCGGGTGAACACCGCGCTGTCGATGCTGCAGGTCACGCGCGGCGCGGTCGTCTGTCCTTTCATCACGGAGCCCTTCGTCCGGGGCTTCGGGCTTGCCTTCCTGCCGCTGCTGCAGCCCCAGGTGAGCTGGCGCGTGGCGATGTTCGTGCGGCGCGGACTGTCGGTCTCGCCGGCGGTGGAGAGCTTCCTGCGCTTCGCGCGCGAATTCACGCGCGAGAAGGCGACCGGCAGCGCCGTTGGCCGCGGGCGCTAG
- a CDS encoding acetate--CoA ligase family protein — protein sequence MATPDLDSFFTPRSIAVVGASATPRKIGAAPLRYLIDHGYAGEIYPINPTTPEMHGLRAYRNLRDVGRPIDLAIFAIPAQLTEAALEDAIAAGVRNIVIFTGGFAEAGPEGGEAQRRIMARARANGIRVLGPNCLGFMNASRSVYATFSPVLATGLAPAGTVGIVTQSGAFGAYAYGMARDRNVGLSTWIATGNEGDIDVAECIAWMAQDPATRVIMAYMESCNDGARLKRALGLARSAGKPVVIVKVGRTPLGAMAAASHTAALAGDDAAFDALFRQYGAWRARTIDEFFDVAHCLAVSGMPANGKVGLLTVSGGVGVLLADAAAEAGLDVAALPEAAQQRILDRVPFAATRNPVDVTGQVTSEIDLLEVAANAMLGGGGYGSLLVFLAAAGLTPAMQEIQLKLARDLRRDFPGRLVMFSTLADPAQQRALEQLGCLTFTDPSRAIRVLAAMDFFREQREHAGAAPAAAATGSITLRPGTYNEADALELLQSHGMPVVPVRRARTRDEAVAAAEELGYPVAMKILSCDITHKSDVGGVALGVADAASAGAAYDRIVEAVRIAAPEARIDGVLAARMVRGVECILGVHRDPVLGHVVMLGAGGVNVELLRDVTFRVAPVDLQQARRMVGELKTGGLLHGFRGAPKADVEALAQAIVQLSEFAIAAGDGLESVDVNPFAVLPQGEGALALDAVVVGRCAGQGSTVRDQVIETLPLFEMARMRSANTARRHPVEGFAGDGRDSTMRWVNQFTHTRKLISPDDKEVVTPNNDTLFTNAWLDLSAGPLVIQVPEMGERYWVLGFLDAWTNPWAYAGRRTTGGAQQRLFVHGPNWKGPVPDGMHVVSAPGDDVWVIGRILVDHDDEDLARVHALQDRFGILRPDGSPALTRLDVLLDGRRAGVPGAGEYLRVIERMLARNPPPRPVSGWPPAAAALEEALPRVYAELREADARSELGGGWTTAVHVRTHFGEDFATRARVARNWIGTLGIEEAMYVMAEVDAQGRVLEGTHRYTLRFPGTGMPEVDTFWSVTLYRREDCLLARNPINRHSIGDRTRGLHRDADGGLTLAIQADDPGPGKNWLPAPAGEGFYLTLRLYQPRRAHLEGTFSYPPVHRVD from the coding sequence GTGGCCACGCCAGACCTGGACTCCTTCTTCACGCCCCGCTCCATTGCCGTCGTCGGCGCCTCCGCCACGCCCCGCAAGATCGGGGCGGCGCCCCTTCGCTACCTCATCGACCACGGCTACGCGGGAGAGATCTACCCGATCAACCCGACCACGCCCGAGATGCATGGATTGCGCGCCTATCGCAACCTGCGCGACGTGGGCCGGCCGATCGACCTCGCGATCTTCGCCATCCCCGCCCAGCTGACGGAAGCGGCGCTGGAGGATGCGATCGCCGCCGGCGTCAGGAACATCGTGATCTTCACCGGCGGCTTCGCGGAGGCCGGGCCGGAAGGCGGCGAGGCGCAGCGCCGCATCATGGCGCGCGCGCGTGCCAACGGCATCCGGGTGCTGGGGCCCAACTGCCTCGGCTTCATGAATGCCAGCCGTTCCGTCTACGCGACTTTTTCTCCGGTGCTGGCGACGGGATTGGCACCCGCCGGGACGGTCGGCATCGTCACGCAGAGCGGCGCATTCGGTGCCTACGCCTATGGCATGGCGCGCGATCGCAACGTAGGGCTGTCGACCTGGATCGCCACCGGCAACGAAGGCGACATCGACGTGGCCGAATGCATCGCGTGGATGGCGCAAGACCCCGCGACGCGCGTCATCATGGCCTACATGGAAAGCTGCAACGACGGCGCCAGGCTCAAGCGCGCACTCGGCCTGGCGCGCTCGGCCGGCAAGCCGGTCGTCATCGTCAAGGTCGGGCGCACGCCGCTGGGTGCGATGGCGGCGGCATCGCACACGGCGGCGCTGGCCGGGGACGACGCCGCGTTCGACGCCCTCTTCCGCCAGTACGGTGCGTGGCGGGCCCGGACGATCGACGAGTTCTTCGATGTCGCGCATTGCCTGGCGGTGTCGGGCATGCCTGCGAACGGCAAGGTCGGCCTGCTCACCGTCTCCGGCGGGGTCGGCGTGCTGCTCGCCGACGCTGCCGCGGAGGCAGGACTCGACGTGGCCGCGCTGCCCGAGGCGGCGCAGCAGCGGATCCTCGACCGCGTGCCCTTTGCCGCCACCCGCAATCCCGTCGACGTGACGGGCCAGGTCACTTCCGAGATCGATCTTCTCGAAGTTGCTGCCAATGCCATGCTCGGCGGCGGCGGCTACGGCAGCCTGCTCGTGTTCCTCGCGGCCGCGGGCCTGACGCCCGCGATGCAGGAGATCCAGCTGAAGCTTGCCCGCGACCTGCGCCGCGATTTTCCGGGGCGCCTGGTGATGTTCAGCACCCTGGCCGACCCGGCGCAGCAGCGCGCGCTGGAACAACTCGGCTGCCTCACCTTCACGGACCCGAGCCGCGCCATCCGCGTGCTCGCGGCCATGGACTTCTTCCGGGAGCAACGCGAGCACGCGGGCGCTGCTCCCGCCGCTGCCGCCACGGGGTCCATCACGCTGCGGCCCGGCACGTACAACGAGGCCGATGCACTGGAACTGCTGCAAAGCCATGGCATGCCCGTGGTGCCGGTGCGCCGAGCCCGCACGCGGGACGAAGCCGTCGCCGCCGCGGAGGAACTCGGCTATCCCGTGGCGATGAAGATCCTGTCCTGCGACATCACGCACAAGAGCGACGTCGGCGGAGTCGCCCTCGGCGTGGCCGATGCGGCCAGTGCCGGCGCCGCCTACGACCGGATCGTGGAGGCAGTCCGCATCGCCGCGCCCGAGGCCCGAATCGACGGCGTCCTGGCGGCAAGGATGGTGCGCGGCGTCGAATGCATCCTCGGCGTGCACCGCGATCCGGTCCTCGGCCACGTGGTGATGCTCGGGGCCGGCGGGGTGAACGTGGAACTGCTGCGGGACGTCACCTTCCGCGTCGCGCCGGTGGACCTCCAGCAGGCGCGCCGCATGGTCGGCGAGCTCAAGACCGGCGGCTTGCTCCATGGCTTCCGGGGCGCGCCGAAGGCCGACGTCGAGGCCCTGGCGCAAGCGATCGTGCAACTGTCGGAGTTCGCCATTGCCGCGGGGGATGGCCTGGAATCCGTGGACGTGAATCCTTTCGCCGTGCTGCCGCAAGGCGAAGGGGCGCTTGCGCTGGATGCGGTCGTCGTCGGGCGCTGCGCTGGGCAAGGCTCCACCGTGCGCGATCAGGTGATCGAGACGCTGCCGCTCTTCGAGATGGCCCGGATGCGGTCCGCGAACACCGCCCGACGGCATCCGGTGGAAGGCTTCGCAGGCGACGGCCGGGATTCCACGATGCGGTGGGTCAACCAGTTCACCCACACGCGCAAGCTGATCTCACCCGACGACAAGGAAGTCGTGACGCCGAACAACGACACCTTGTTCACCAACGCATGGCTCGACCTCTCCGCGGGGCCCTTGGTCATCCAGGTGCCGGAGATGGGCGAGCGCTACTGGGTGCTCGGCTTCCTGGACGCATGGACCAATCCCTGGGCCTATGCCGGCCGGCGCACGACCGGCGGCGCGCAGCAGCGCCTGTTCGTGCACGGGCCGAACTGGAAGGGGCCGGTGCCGGACGGGATGCACGTCGTCAGCGCCCCTGGCGACGACGTGTGGGTCATCGGGCGCATCCTGGTCGACCACGACGACGAGGACCTCGCACGCGTTCATGCACTCCAGGACCGCTTCGGCATCTTGCGGCCGGACGGGTCACCCGCGCTGACGCGGCTGGATGTGCTGCTCGACGGCCGCCGCGCGGGCGTGCCGGGCGCCGGCGAATACCTGCGCGTCATCGAACGCATGCTGGCGCGTAACCCTCCCCCGCGGCCTGTCTCCGGCTGGCCGCCTGCCGCGGCAGCGCTCGAGGAGGCGCTTCCCCGCGTCTACGCTGAACTGCGGGAGGCGGACGCGCGCTCCGAACTCGGCGGCGGATGGACCACCGCCGTCCATGTGCGCACGCATTTCGGCGAGGACTTCGCCACCCGCGCCCGCGTGGCCCGCAACTGGATCGGCACGCTGGGCATCGAGGAAGCCATGTACGTGATGGCCGAGGTCGATGCGCAAGGCCGCGTGCTGGAGGGGACCCATCGCTATACGTTGAGGTTTCCGGGCACGGGCATGCCCGAGGTCGACACGTTCTGGTCGGTCACGCTCTATCGCCGTGAAGACTGCCTGCTGGCGCGCAACCCCATCAACCGGCACTCCATCGGCGACCGCACGCGCGGGCTGCATCGCGATGCAGACGGCGGCTTGACCCTGGCGATCCAGGCGGACGATCCCGGCCCGGGAAAGAATTGGCTGCCCGCGCCGGCAGGAGAGGGCTTCTACCTGACCTTGCGGCTCTACCAGCCGCGCCGGGCCCACCTGGAGGGCACATTCAGCTATCCGCCCGTGCACCGCGTGGATTGA
- a CDS encoding alpha/beta fold hydrolase: MQKSSPPPLGHPPARQQIRFARGHDGVRLAYALCGQGPLLIKAATWLSHLEFDWESPVWRHVLDGLSTNATFVRYDERGCGLSDWEVEDLGFDSWLRDLETLVDALGAERFGLLGISQGASIAIAYAARHPDRVSRLVLHGGYARGRLLRNPTPEQREEAEMMRKLAQLGWGKQDPAFRQFFTSQFIPGGTPEQHRWFNELERISTSPANAARFMREFDQIDVVARLAEVRCPTLVLHSTRDVRVPFAEGRLIASAIPDARFVPIDSGNHLILAHEPAWAHWLAEVRRFLGEAAPARDPVFETLTARERALLELLAQGRDNAQIAATLGLSEKTVRNRLTSVFSKLDVDSRGRAIVLARDSGFGKLSA; this comes from the coding sequence GTGCAGAAATCGTCCCCGCCTCCGCTCGGCCATCCGCCCGCCAGGCAGCAGATCCGCTTCGCGCGCGGCCACGACGGCGTGCGCCTGGCCTACGCCCTCTGCGGCCAGGGTCCGCTGCTGATCAAGGCGGCCACCTGGCTTTCGCACCTCGAGTTCGACTGGGAAAGCCCGGTGTGGCGCCACGTGCTCGACGGGCTGTCCACCAACGCCACCTTCGTGCGCTACGACGAGCGCGGCTGCGGCCTGTCGGACTGGGAGGTCGAGGACCTGGGCTTCGACAGCTGGCTGCGCGACCTCGAGACCCTGGTCGATGCGCTGGGCGCCGAGCGCTTCGGCCTGCTCGGCATTTCGCAGGGCGCGTCCATCGCCATCGCCTATGCCGCCCGGCATCCCGATCGGGTGAGCCGCCTGGTGCTGCACGGCGGCTACGCGCGCGGCCGCCTGTTGCGCAACCCCACGCCGGAGCAGCGCGAGGAGGCCGAGATGATGCGCAAGCTCGCCCAGCTGGGCTGGGGCAAGCAGGACCCCGCCTTTCGCCAGTTCTTCACCAGCCAGTTCATCCCCGGCGGCACGCCCGAGCAGCATCGTTGGTTCAACGAGCTGGAGCGCATCTCCACCTCGCCGGCCAACGCCGCGCGCTTCATGCGCGAGTTCGACCAGATCGATGTCGTAGCCCGTTTGGCCGAGGTGCGCTGCCCCACGCTGGTGCTTCACAGCACCCGCGACGTCCGCGTGCCCTTTGCCGAGGGACGGCTGATCGCGAGCGCGATCCCGGACGCGCGCTTCGTGCCGATCGACAGCGGCAACCACCTGATCCTCGCGCACGAGCCGGCCTGGGCCCACTGGCTGGCCGAGGTGCGCCGTTTCCTGGGCGAAGCGGCGCCTGCGCGCGACCCGGTGTTCGAGACCCTCACCGCCCGCGAGCGCGCCCTGCTCGAACTGCTTGCCCAGGGCCGCGACAACGCCCAGATCGCGGCCACGCTCGGCCTGTCGGAGAAGACCGTGCGCAACCGGCTGACCAGTGTGTTCTCCAAGCTGGATGTCGACAGCCGGGGCCGCGCGATCGTGCTGGCGCGCGATTCGGGCTTCGGCAAGCTGAGCGCCTGA
- a CDS encoding tetratricopeptide repeat protein, translating to MLTRIIHLAAVAVVVTLALQTPPAQAIDSASLPSSIRLANARALIEAKDWKGAIAELQGVDAPNDADWNNLMGFSHRKAKKPDYVAAERFYDAALRIEPSHRGALSYSGELYLVLGNLPKAEQRLTTLKLVCNNACPEQDRLAQAIVRYKEAGKYVPEPEEPAQSGARAAQ from the coding sequence ATGTTGACCAGGATCATCCACCTCGCCGCTGTCGCCGTTGTCGTCACGCTTGCGCTGCAGACGCCGCCGGCGCAGGCCATCGACTCGGCCTCCCTGCCCTCCTCGATCCGCCTCGCCAACGCTCGGGCGCTGATCGAGGCCAAGGACTGGAAGGGGGCCATCGCCGAGCTGCAGGGCGTGGACGCCCCCAACGACGCCGACTGGAACAACCTGATGGGCTTCAGCCACCGCAAGGCGAAGAAGCCCGACTACGTGGCCGCCGAACGCTTCTACGACGCCGCCCTGCGCATCGAGCCCAGCCACCGGGGCGCCCTTTCGTATTCCGGCGAGCTCTACCTGGTGCTGGGCAATCTGCCGAAGGCCGAGCAGCGCCTCACCACGCTGAAGCTGGTGTGCAACAACGCCTGCCCCGAGCAGGACCGCCTGGCCCAGGCGATCGTGCGCTACAAGGAAGCCGGCAAGTACGTGCCGGAGCCCGAGGAGCCTGCGCAGAGCGGCGCGCGCGCTGCGCAGTGA
- a CDS encoding 2'-5' RNA ligase family protein: MTPGRGAREPSPEGVAPAPPPNTDRLFFALLPDAPAIARIERLIADLRHDHGLKGKALGASRFHVTLLHLGAFAGVPRPLVDAACAAVQALTVIPAYKLGFDRVGSFSRRPSNMPLVLLGEDGLIAAKAFRQALCKAMARAGENDGGAAHYTPHLTLLYDDTHVAPRAIQPIAWTANEFVLVRSLIGQGRHEVLARWTLHG, encoded by the coding sequence GTGACGCCGGGGCGCGGCGCGCGGGAGCCCTCGCCGGAGGGCGTCGCGCCCGCGCCGCCGCCGAACACCGACAGGCTGTTCTTCGCGCTGCTGCCGGACGCACCAGCCATCGCCCGCATCGAGCGCTTGATCGCGGACCTGCGCCACGACCATGGGCTGAAGGGCAAGGCGCTCGGCGCCTCGCGCTTCCACGTCACGCTGCTCCACCTGGGCGCCTTTGCGGGCGTACCCCGGCCGCTGGTCGATGCGGCCTGCGCGGCTGTCCAGGCGCTGACGGTCATCCCCGCGTACAAGCTCGGCTTCGACCGTGTGGGCAGCTTCTCCCGCAGGCCGAGCAACATGCCGTTGGTGCTGCTGGGCGAGGACGGCCTGATCGCCGCGAAGGCTTTCCGGCAGGCCCTCTGCAAGGCGATGGCCCGCGCCGGGGAAAACGACGGCGGTGCCGCCCACTACACGCCGCACCTGACGCTGCTGTATGACGACACGCACGTGGCCCCGCGCGCGATCCAGCCGATCGCCTGGACAGCGAACGAGTTCGTGCTGGTGCGCAGCCTGATCGGCCAAGGCCGGCACGAGGTGCTGGCCCGCTGGACCTTGCACGGCTGA
- a CDS encoding MFS transporter produces the protein MSSISHTHPEPSSDSLERDVRLITADHSKVAPGEIAVGVVIGRASEYFDFFVYGIASVLVFPALFFPFEQRLEGTLYAFVIFSFAFIARPIGTVISMHVQRRWGRATKLTMALFLLGTSTVGIAFLPGYESAGALSIVLLSIFRVGQGLALGGSWDGLPSLLAMNAPPNRRGWYSMLGQLGAPVGFVVASGLFAFLWASLSFDDFLAWGWRYAFFVAFAINVVALFARLRLVVTHEYEQLMEEGELEPTSVVELVRTQGGNLLIGAFAALASYALFHLVTVFPLSWIRLYSDQSITEFLIIQIIGAFLAAGGIVASGWIADRVGRRRTLGTLAVMIAVFSGFAPTLLGGGTLGQDVFMLVGFVLLGLSYGQASGTVTANFARKYRYTGAALTADLAWLIGAAFAPLVALGLSANFGLAYVSVYLLSGAACTLAALSINRALEARGDES, from the coding sequence ATGTCCAGCATCAGTCACACCCATCCCGAACCCTCGTCCGACTCCCTCGAGAGGGATGTCCGGCTCATCACCGCCGACCATTCGAAGGTCGCGCCCGGCGAGATCGCCGTCGGCGTGGTCATCGGCCGTGCGTCCGAGTATTTCGACTTCTTCGTCTACGGCATCGCTTCGGTGCTGGTCTTTCCGGCGCTGTTCTTTCCCTTCGAGCAGCGGCTGGAGGGCACACTTTACGCCTTCGTCATCTTCTCGTTCGCATTCATCGCGCGGCCCATCGGCACGGTGATCTCGATGCACGTGCAGCGCCGCTGGGGGCGCGCCACCAAGCTCACCATGGCCCTGTTCCTGCTGGGCACTTCCACCGTCGGCATCGCCTTCCTGCCGGGGTACGAGAGCGCGGGGGCGCTGTCCATCGTGCTGCTGTCGATCTTCCGCGTCGGCCAGGGCCTGGCGCTGGGCGGCTCCTGGGACGGCCTGCCTTCGCTGCTCGCCATGAACGCGCCGCCGAACCGGCGCGGCTGGTACTCGATGCTCGGGCAACTGGGCGCGCCTGTGGGCTTCGTGGTGGCCAGCGGCCTGTTCGCGTTCTTGTGGGCCAGCCTGTCGTTCGACGATTTCCTCGCCTGGGGATGGCGCTATGCCTTCTTCGTGGCCTTCGCGATCAACGTCGTGGCCTTGTTCGCGCGGCTGCGGCTGGTGGTCACGCACGAGTACGAGCAGCTGATGGAAGAGGGCGAGCTCGAGCCCACCAGCGTGGTCGAGCTGGTTCGCACCCAGGGCGGCAACCTGCTGATCGGCGCCTTCGCGGCGCTGGCGAGCTACGCGCTGTTCCACCTGGTCACGGTCTTCCCGCTGTCGTGGATCCGGCTCTACTCGGACCAGTCCATCACCGAGTTCCTCATCATCCAGATCATCGGCGCCTTCCTGGCGGCCGGCGGCATCGTCGCCTCGGGCTGGATCGCCGACCGCGTGGGCCGGCGCCGCACCCTGGGCACCCTGGCCGTGATGATCGCCGTCTTCAGCGGCTTCGCGCCGACGCTGCTGGGCGGCGGCACGCTGGGCCAGGACGTGTTCATGCTGGTCGGCTTCGTGCTGCTGGGCCTTTCCTACGGCCAGGCCTCGGGTACCGTGACGGCCAATTTCGCGCGCAAGTACCGCTACACCGGCGCCGCGCTGACCGCGGACCTGGCCTGGCTCATCGGCGCTGCCTTCGCACCGCTGGTGGCGCTGGGCCTGTCGGCCAATTTCGGGCTGGCCTACGTCAGCGTCTACCTGCTGTCGGGCGCCGCGTGCACGCTGGCGGCGCTCAGCATCAACCGCGCGCTGGAGGCGCGCGGCGACGAGTCGTGA
- the cyoA gene encoding ubiquinol oxidase subunit II has product MPLLPILRRSALLVLALMLAGCNMVVLNPSGDIAAQQGRLVVISTLLMLLIIVPVIALTLLFAWRYRQSNTEATYKPDWDHSTQLELVIWAAPLLIIIALGAITWISTHTLDPFRPLDRIAEGRAVPEGAQPLVVEVVALDWKWLFFYPEQGIATVNEMAAPVDRPIQFKITASSVMNSFYVPALAGQIYAMPGMETKLHAVVNQPGVYDGFSANYSGAGFSGMRFKFHGLQSAEFESWVQKAKAEGKALGREDYLKLERPSEREPVRRYASVAPGLYDAILNRCVEPGKMCMRQMMAVDATGGAGKAGLSPLAITQVPRGEQGLPMRTVATELCTADNPTGAPLPARTVLQ; this is encoded by the coding sequence ATGCCACTCCTACCCATCCTTCGCCGGTCGGCCCTGCTCGTTCTCGCCCTGATGCTGGCGGGCTGCAACATGGTGGTGCTGAATCCGTCCGGGGACATCGCGGCCCAGCAGGGCCGGCTGGTCGTCATCTCCACCCTGCTGATGCTGCTGATCATCGTGCCGGTGATCGCGCTGACGCTGCTGTTCGCGTGGCGCTACCGCCAGTCCAACACCGAGGCAACCTACAAGCCCGACTGGGACCATTCCACCCAGCTCGAGCTGGTGATCTGGGCCGCCCCGCTGCTGATCATCATCGCCCTCGGCGCGATCACCTGGATCAGCACCCACACCCTGGACCCGTTCCGCCCGCTGGACCGGATCGCCGAAGGGCGCGCGGTGCCCGAAGGCGCGCAGCCGCTGGTGGTCGAGGTGGTCGCGCTCGACTGGAAGTGGCTGTTCTTCTACCCTGAGCAGGGCATCGCGACCGTGAACGAAATGGCCGCGCCGGTGGACCGCCCGATCCAGTTCAAGATCACCGCCTCCTCGGTCATGAATTCCTTCTACGTGCCCGCGCTGGCCGGCCAGATCTATGCCATGCCCGGCATGGAGACCAAGCTGCACGCGGTCGTCAACCAGCCCGGCGTGTACGACGGCTTCTCGGCCAACTACAGCGGCGCCGGCTTCTCGGGCATGCGCTTCAAGTTCCACGGCCTGCAGAGTGCCGAGTTCGAGAGCTGGGTGCAGAAGGCCAAGGCCGAGGGCAAGGCGCTCGGCCGCGAGGACTACCTGAAGCTCGAGCGCCCGAGCGAACGCGAGCCCGTGCGCCGCTACGCCAGCGTCGCGCCCGGCCTGTACGACGCCATCCTCAACCGCTGCGTGGAGCCCGGCAAGATGTGCATGAGGCAGATGATGGCCGTCGATGCCACCGGCGGCGCCGGCAAGGCCGGCCTCTCGCCCCTGGCCATCACGCAAGTGCCGCGCGGCGAGCAGGGGCTGCCGATGCGCACCGTCGCCACCGAGCTGTGCACGGCCGACAACCCGACCGGCGCGCCGCTGCCCGCGCGGACGGTGCTCCAGTAA
- the cyoB gene encoding cytochrome o ubiquinol oxidase subunit I: protein MPDHPDLTKLIFGRLTWEAFPYHEPILVATFAAVVLGGLALMGAMTYFRVWGTLWRDWITSIDHKKIGVMYIVLGLVMLLRGFADAIMMRLQQAIAFGDNAGYLPPHHYDQIFTAHGVIMIFFVAMPLVTGLMNYVVPLQIGARDVAFPFLNNFSFWMTTMGAMLVMASLFIGEFAKTGWLAYPPLSGILYSPDVGVDYYIWSLQIAGVGTLLSGVNLIATIVKMRAPGMSLMKMPVFTWTALCTNVLIVAAFPVLTAVLALLSMDRYVGTNFFTNELGGNPMMYVNLIWIWGHPEVYILILPIFGAFSEIVSTFSRKRLFGYASMVYATVVITILSYLVWLHHFFTMGSGASVNSFFGITTMIISIPTGAKIFNWLFTMYHGRIKYEVPMLWTIGFMVTFVIGGMTGVLLAVPPADFVLHNSLFLIAHFHNVIIGGVVFGAFAAITYWFPKAFGFKLDPFWGKCAFWFWLVGFYFAFMPLYALGLMGVTRRLSHIEDPSLQIWFQIAAFGAFLIALGILSFLIQLVVSFMRRESLRDTTGDPWNGRTLEWSTSSPPPAYNFAFTPRIHDNDAWWDMKQRGYERPVEGFAPIHMPKNTAAGFVLSVISAVMGFALIWHMWLIAGVAFVLLILATIVHTFNYKRDYHIPADEVVRTEAARTRMLAGHV, encoded by the coding sequence ATGCCCGACCATCCCGACCTGACCAAGCTGATCTTCGGACGCCTCACCTGGGAGGCCTTCCCCTACCACGAGCCCATCCTGGTGGCGACCTTCGCCGCCGTGGTGCTGGGCGGCCTCGCGCTGATGGGCGCGATGACCTACTTCCGCGTCTGGGGCACGCTCTGGCGCGACTGGATCACCAGCATCGACCACAAGAAGATCGGCGTGATGTACATCGTGCTCGGGCTGGTGATGCTGCTGCGCGGCTTCGCCGACGCGATCATGATGCGGCTGCAGCAGGCCATCGCCTTCGGCGACAACGCGGGCTACCTGCCGCCGCACCACTACGACCAGATCTTCACGGCCCACGGCGTGATCATGATCTTCTTCGTCGCCATGCCGCTGGTCACCGGCCTCATGAACTACGTGGTCCCGCTGCAGATCGGCGCGCGCGACGTGGCTTTCCCCTTCCTCAACAACTTCAGCTTCTGGATGACCACCATGGGCGCGATGCTGGTGATGGCGTCGCTGTTCATCGGCGAGTTCGCCAAGACCGGCTGGCTGGCCTACCCGCCGCTGTCGGGCATCCTCTACAGCCCGGACGTGGGGGTGGACTACTACATATGGTCGCTGCAGATCGCGGGGGTCGGGACATTGCTCTCGGGGGTGAACCTGATCGCGACCATCGTCAAGATGCGCGCCCCCGGCATGAGCCTGATGAAGATGCCGGTCTTCACCTGGACCGCGCTGTGCACCAACGTGCTGATCGTCGCCGCCTTCCCGGTGCTGACGGCCGTGCTGGCGCTGCTGTCGATGGACCGCTACGTCGGCACGAACTTCTTCACCAATGAGCTCGGCGGCAATCCGATGATGTACGTCAACCTCATCTGGATCTGGGGCCATCCGGAGGTGTATATCCTGATCCTGCCGATCTTCGGCGCCTTCTCCGAGATCGTGTCGACCTTCAGCCGCAAGCGCCTGTTCGGCTATGCCTCGATGGTGTACGCGACGGTGGTGATCACCATCCTGTCGTACCTGGTGTGGCTGCACCACTTCTTCACGATGGGCTCGGGCGCCAGCGTCAACTCCTTCTTCGGCATCACGACGATGATCATCTCGATCCCGACCGGGGCGAAGATCTTCAACTGGCTGTTCACGATGTACCACGGGCGCATCAAGTACGAGGTGCCGATGCTGTGGACGATCGGCTTCATGGTGACCTTCGTGATCGGCGGGATGACGGGCGTGCTGCTGGCCGTGCCCCCGGCCGACTTCGTGCTGCACAACAGCCTGTTCCTGATCGCGCACTTCCACAACGTGATCATCGGCGGCGTGGTGTTCGGCGCCTTCGCCGCGATCACCTACTGGTTCCCCAAGGCCTTCGGCTTCAAGCTCGACCCGTTCTGGGGCAAGTGCGCCTTCTGGTTCTGGCTGGTGGGCTTCTACTTCGCCTTCATGCCGCTGTACGCGCTGGGCCTGATGGGCGTGACGCGCCGCCTGAGCCACATCGAGGACCCGTCGCTGCAGATCTGGTTCCAGATCGCCGCCTTCGGCGCCTTCCTGATCGCCCTGGGCATCCTCAGCTTCCTCATCCAGCTGGTGGTGAGCTTCATGCGCCGCGAGTCGCTGCGCGACACCACCGGCGACCCGTGGAACGGCCGCACGCTGGAGTGGTCCACCTCCTCGCCGCCGCCGGCGTACAACTTCGCGTTCACCCCGCGCATCCATGACAACGACGCCTGGTGGGACATGAAGCAGCGCGGCTACGAGCGGCCCGTGGAAGGCTTCGCGCCGATCCACATGCCGAAGAACACCGCCGCGGGATTCGTGCTGTCGGTCATCAGCGCCGTGATGGGCTTTGCGCTGATCTGGCACATGTGGCTGATCGCCGGCGTGGCCTTCGTCCTGCTCATCCTCGCGACCATCGTCCACACCTTCAACTACAAGCGCGACTACCACATCCCCGCGGACGAGGTCGTCCGCACGGAAGCAGCGCGTACCCGAATGCTGGCCGGCCATGTCTGA